A part of Rhodohalobacter barkolensis genomic DNA contains:
- a CDS encoding rhodanese-related sulfurtransferase, which produces MKYEVILYYNFKHIENPEQFCKDHKAFLKGLGAKGRVYISDEGLNGTLGGTPEQMQAYKEYVWSLPGFEDTEFKCDEHETIPFAKLKCKVREEIVALHMDGVNPEDGGYHMPPSEWRETMESGEDYVMIDVRNDYESKVGHFDGAVKPQVENFFDFPKWLEEKEKEIPKDKKVLMYCTGGIRCEKFSVLMKKKGWEDVNQLHGGILNYAKEEGGEHFKGKCFVFDDRLVVPVNKNNLEPVAHCEITGKPADNYINCANMECNKLFVCSEEGARLMEGCCSEECKQSEFRRPFDPENAFRPFRKWYNYFDDEFKEREVSVPGSGGCSI; this is translated from the coding sequence ATGAAGTACGAAGTCATTCTCTATTACAACTTTAAACATATTGAAAATCCGGAACAGTTTTGCAAGGATCACAAAGCCTTTTTGAAAGGCTTGGGTGCAAAAGGGCGGGTTTATATCAGTGATGAAGGGCTGAATGGTACGCTTGGCGGCACACCTGAACAGATGCAGGCTTACAAGGAGTATGTGTGGAGTCTGCCCGGTTTTGAAGACACTGAGTTCAAGTGTGATGAACACGAAACAATACCCTTTGCCAAGCTGAAGTGTAAAGTTCGTGAAGAGATTGTGGCGCTTCATATGGACGGAGTAAACCCCGAAGATGGCGGTTACCATATGCCTCCTAGCGAGTGGAGAGAGACGATGGAGTCCGGCGAGGATTATGTAATGATCGACGTGCGAAATGATTATGAATCTAAAGTGGGCCACTTTGATGGTGCAGTAAAACCACAGGTTGAAAACTTTTTCGATTTCCCAAAGTGGCTCGAAGAAAAAGAGAAGGAGATTCCAAAGGATAAAAAAGTATTGATGTACTGTACGGGTGGTATCCGCTGTGAAAAGTTTTCCGTTCTGATGAAAAAGAAGGGGTGGGAAGATGTCAATCAGCTTCACGGCGGAATATTGAACTATGCTAAAGAGGAGGGCGGCGAGCACTTTAAAGGGAAGTGTTTTGTGTTTGATGATCGTCTTGTGGTTCCGGTCAATAAGAACAACCTGGAGCCGGTGGCGCACTGCGAAATTACCGGAAAACCGGCTGATAATTACATCAACTGTGCGAATATGGAGTGCAATAAGCTTTTTGTCTGCTCCGAAGAGGGGGCAAGATTAATGGAAGGCTGCTGCAGCGAAGAGTGTAAACAGAGCGAATTTAGGCGGCCGTTTGATCCCGAGAATGCCTTCCGCCCGTTCAGAAAATGGTATAATTATTTCGATGATGAATTTAAAGAGAGAGAAGTCAGCGTGCCCGGTTCGGGTGGTTGCTCCATATGA